The following coding sequences are from one Granulicella sp. L56 window:
- a CDS encoding sulfatase-like hydrolase/transferase → MPIDRRLFLQRLAAGSATVVLGDLSALALPVAQKKPNIVVILSDDVGYGDISSYGATHVHTPNIDSMAAAGLRFTRAHSDSATCTPSRYAMLTGSYAWRQDGVQILPGDEKLLLDTNRATVASVLKSAGYARGLVGKWHLGLGDGKIDWNGEIKPGPCEVGFDDAFFLDQCSNVDPVLQSMLTSKYDVSSSLLSL, encoded by the coding sequence ATGCCCATAGACCGCCGCCTCTTTCTTCAGCGACTCGCTGCTGGAAGTGCCACTGTTGTGCTGGGTGACTTATCCGCCCTAGCACTACCGGTAGCGCAGAAGAAACCTAACATCGTTGTGATTCTTTCCGATGATGTGGGCTATGGTGATATCTCCAGCTATGGCGCAACTCATGTCCACACGCCGAACATTGATTCAATGGCTGCGGCAGGTTTGCGTTTTACCCGAGCACATTCGGATTCTGCCACATGCACGCCTTCACGCTATGCCATGCTCACCGGCAGTTACGCGTGGAGACAAGATGGTGTCCAGATATTACCCGGAGATGAAAAGTTATTGCTTGATACTAATCGAGCGACAGTTGCATCGGTATTGAAGTCTGCCGGTTATGCGAGAGGTCTGGTCGGGAAGTGGCATCTTGGTCTAGGTGACGGAAAGATCGATTGGAATGGTGAAATCAAACCGGGTCCATGTGAGGTCGGTTTTGATGATGCGTTCTTCCTCGACCAATGCTCAAACGTTGACCCGGTTCTTCAGTCCATGTTAACGTCAAAATATGACGTTTCCTCTTCTTTGTTGTCGCTGTGA